CGCCGGCTTGCGTGCTGAGATGTAAGGGAACGTCGGAACGTTCGCGGATCGCGGCGAACAAACCGAGATCGGAAACGATCAGTGCGTCCGCGCCGCTTTTTACGGAAATCTCCGCAAGTTCGAGCGCGCGATCAAGCTCAAAATCCGTAACTGCGGTATTTAACGTAACGTGCACCTTTACGCCGAACAAATGCGCGTAAGAGATCCAATCTTTCAGATTTTCCTCGTTAAAGTCCGAGCATTTCAGCCTTGCGTTATGCTCACCGAGCCCGAGATAAACCGCATTCGCGCCGCCCTTAACGGCGGCTTTCAAAGCGGCTATGCTTCCGGCGGGAGCCAAAAGTTCCATTTCAGTCTCTGAGTTTCGCGTCGAACGCGGACGCAACGGCGGAAACGATCGCATCGACCGCAACGTTGACTTCTTCGCCGCCGAGCGTTCCTTCGTCTTTGCGGAACAGCAAATTGAACGCGATGCTCTTTTTCCCGGGCAACACGCCGACGCCGGAATAGACGTCGAAAATCGAAACGTTCTTCAAGTATTCGCCGCCGTTCGCGCGGATCGCTTTGATCATCGCGCCGCCCGTCACCTCTTCGGAAACGACGAAAGCAAGGTCGCGCTCGATCGCGGGATATTTGCTGACCGGGACGAACGGTTTGAACTCGCAAGACGCTTCAATCAGCGCAGCGAGATCGATCTCCGCAATATAAAGCGGCGCGTCAAACTTGTGCGCTTTCGTGATTTTCGGATGAATTTGCCCGATATATCCGAGTTTTTTGCCGTCAAGCAAAACGTCCGCCCTGCGATACGGATGCAGGAAAGGCTCGTTTGAAACTTCAAAATCAAGCGTGACGTTCAGCTTATCCGCAAGCTGTTCGAGGACGTTTTTCAAGGTGTAAAAATCTTCGCCTTCGCCGAACGCGGACAAGACGAGCGTTTCGATCTCGATCGCCGTGTCCGTCATGGGAATGGATCTCGGGAAGTACGTCTTCCCGATCTCGTAAAATCTCGCCGCCTTTACGCCGCGGGAATAATTCGAAACGTTGATTTGAAGCATACTCGGCGCAAGCGTCGTCCGCATAACGGAAACGTCCTCGCTGAGCGGATTCAGAATATCGACGGTCACCCTTCTCTTATCGTCTTCCGCGAGCATAAATTCGTCTTTGAATTTCGGAGAAATGAAAGAGTACGAGAAGGTTTCGCTCATGCCGCCGAGACCGGAAAGAAAGGCTTTAACGGATTGAACGGTCGAGTCCGTCTTGTTTCTTCCGCCGTGCGTGAGTTTTTTCCCGTCGAGAGGCTTGGAAACGATGTTATCGTAGCCGTACATACGAATGACTTCTTCCGCGATGTCGTTCGCTCCGACGATATCTTCGCGATATGCGGGAACTTCGATCGTAAAGACGCCGTCCTTTTCCGAAACGCGGAACTGCAACGAACGCAAAATGCTTTCGATCGTTTCCGCGGGAATATCGATCCCGAGGATCTCGTCGATCTTTTCCTTTTTCACCGTAAGAACGGTGAGAGCGGGAAGCGCTTTCAAAGAATCGATCGTTCCCTTTTCAAAAGTTCCCGCGCCGAGACGGCAGACGAGTTGGATCGTGCGAATCAAAGCAAGATCCTGACTGATATAGTCGATGCCCTTTTCGAAACGCGCGGAAGAATCCGAACGCAAACCGAGCGTTCTCGACGTTTTGCGAACGTTATCTCTCTTAAAACGAGCGAACTCGAAGACGACTTTTTTCGTGTCGGCGTTGATCCCGCTGTTCGCGCCGCCCATAACGCCCGCGACCGCCATCGGTTCCGACTCGTTCGCGATCACGAGATTATTGTTCGAAAGTTTATTTTCCGCTCCGTCAAGCGTAACGATCGTTTCGCCTTCCGCAGCCCTGCGAACGACGATCTTATTCCCTTTAACGAGCGAATAATCGAACGCGTGCATCGGCTGACCGATATCGAACAAAACGTAGTTCGTGATGTCGACGATATTATTGATCGGGCGAAGCCCGACAAGGCGCAAACGGCGCTTGATGATCTCATCCGAAGGCGCGATTTTGACGCCGCTCAGCATTTTCGCAAGATAGCGCGGGCAAAGCTCAGCGTCTTTGACTTCGACCGAAAGATCGCTCGAAATATCACCCTCTTCTTTAATCGCGGGAAGCGCGAACGTGTCTTTCAAAGGAAGATTCAAAACCGCGGCGATCTCTCGCGCGATACCGAGAATACTGTTGCAATCCGGGCGATTCGCCGTGACCGCGACGTCCAAAACGACGTCGTTCGTCCCGAGGAAATCGTTTACGTCCGTTCCGGGCGCAACCCCTTCGGGGAAAATGAAGACGCCGTCGATCCCCGCCGCGGGATAATCCGAACCCGTCAGTTTCAGTTCGCTGCCGCCGCAGAACATACCTTCGCTCGGTATGCCGCGCAGTTCGCCCTTTTTGATCTCCGTCCCATCGGGAAGGCGCGCGCCGTCGATCGCGAGCGCGACGACGTCGCCGACGGCGACGTTCTTCGCGGCGGTAACGATTTGAAGCGTGCGATCGCCCGCGTCGACCTGACAGACGGAGAGTTTATCCGCGTTCGGATGCTTTTCCATCGAAAGGATCTTGACCGCTTTAATATTGACGTAATCATCGGAAGGACGAATGATCTCTTCGATCTCAAAGCCCGCGCCGACGAGTTTCGCGCAGAGTTCTTCTACCGAAACGTTTATATCCACATAATCTTTTAACCAACTCAAAGGTGCTTTCATACTGACTCCTATTTATACTGTTTGAGGAAATTGACGTCGTTTTCGTACATTAAACGGATATCGGGAATGCCGTATTTCAGCATCGCGATCCTGTCGATCCCGAAACCGAACGCGAAACCGCTGTACTTCTTCGAATCGATCCCGCAGTTTTCGAGAACGACGGGATTGACGATCCCCGCGCCGAGGATCTCGATCCAACCAGTCCCCTTGCAAAGGCGGCAACCTTTTCCTCCGCACATCGTGCAGCTGATATCCACCTCGACGCTCGGCTCGGTAAACGGGAAATAGGAAGGACGGAAACGAACCTTCGTGTCGGGCGTAAATGTCGATTTCGCGAAAATTTCGAGCATATTTTTCAAATGAGCGAGAGAAATTCCCTCTTCCACGCAAAGCCCCTCGATCTGATTGAAGATCGGGCTATGCGTCGCGTCGTCGTCCGCGCGATAAACCTTCCCGGGAACGACGATTCGGATCGGCGGCTTTTGAGAAAGCATCGTGCGCGACTGCATCGGAGAAGTATGCGTGCGAAGCAGGACGTTCTCGCTGACGTAAAACGTGTCTTGCATATCGCGCGCGGGGTGATCGGCGGGAATGCCGAGAGTTTGGAAATTATAATAATCGGTCTCGATCTCCGGACCTTCTTTGACCGCGAAACCAAGCCCGATAAAGGTGTTCAGGATCTCGTTTTTTACTTTCGTGATCGGATGGGTCGAACCGCAAGACGCGCCTTTGGAAAGCGTGACGTCGATGCGCTCGGATTTGAGTTTCCTTTCTTCTTCTTTCGCTTTGAAATTCGCCTCGATCTCGGACAAGACCGCTTCGATCTTCATTTTTCCGTCGTTGATCAACTTACCGAAAGAAGATCTTTCCGCAGGCGGAACGTCTTTCAAACCGCGCAAAAGACCGGTATATTCGCCGTTTTTGCCGAGATACTTTACGCGAAGGTCGTTGATATCCGAACTGGACTTCGCGTTATTCGCGCTTTCCGTGCAGCGCGAGATCAATTCTTTGATTTTGTCTATCATATTAAGCTCCCGTAAAAGATTATAGTAAAAGACTACCACTTCAAACATAAAGTGTCAACGAAAGCGCGGAACATATACTATAAAATATGTATATTAAGGTATTAAATCCAAATAATCCACGCCCTTTTCCCCGTTGACGTAGACGCTCGGGATCTCGCCGAGCAAGACGTTCTCCGCGACGAGTATATCGTTCGTTATGCGGAGTTCGTGTTCCGCGATCGGAAGAACGGTGTTAAACGAAACGTCGATCTTGACGTAGACGGCGTGGCGCGTCCGATTGATCCCGACGTTCTCGAAACAAGTCAGAAAGTCACATTTTACCGAAGAAAAGAACGTTATATCAAGCGAGACTTTCGGACCGCTGTTCGACAAAAGCACCGACCCCGTGAACGCACCCGAAGGGATCTCGATCGTCTGCACGCCAAGCGCGTTCAGCGCCCGTTCGCAGCGAAGCGCAAGACTGCGCGTAAATCCGTTGATCAAGGGCGTATTCGCCGCCAAACGCTCGATTCTGTCGCCGCTTTTCTGCACGTCGATAAAGTCCGAATATTCGTAAAGGGCGACGACGTCCGCCGCGCTCGAATTGATGCATTCGACGCCGAGACTCGAAATCAGCGCGTCGCAATAGGTGTAGACGACGGGTTTCACGTTCCGTTGAAAAGAAAAATACGCGAACAAGATCATCGCGAGAAAGAAAGACAAAACGACGATCCACTTTCGTTTCGACGCTTTTTTCATAATTTATATATATGAGGAAAGGAGAAAAAAGTTACGAATTTTTCGAATTCTCTATCGAAGGATCTCCCGTGATCTCGGGGAAATTTTGTTTCATATAATCGGAAAGCAGTCCTTCGAAGATCGGTTCGACGCCGGGAACTTTATAAAAATCCTCGGGCGCGACGACCGGTCCGAAGAAGGATTCCGGGATAATATGCCCGCATACCAGCAAATAGCGAACGAACTGACTGCAATAGAATTTGCGATAACTCGTTTGAAAATTGACGTTTTTACGCGCTTTTATCAAGCCGCGAACGTTATATTTGAACTTTTTGCGCTCCGTAACGAAGTTTTTAACGATATCGGTCATGATCGCGTAACTTTCATCCGAAACGCTCAATTCAAGGATCTTGCAACTCGTGTTTTTGAACCTCTTGAAGGTCCCGCGGAAAGGATGCTCGTGGACGAAACCGCCGAAAAGCACAATATACGGATTGCGGCGACCGAAAGAATACATTTCGGACAAATCTTCTTTCATCGAAATGGAAATATGGTTGTAGGTAGCGCGGGTGAATTTCCGAATCAAATTGGAAACCGACGTACCCGTATTCGTTAAAACCAACAAGACTTTCGCCATAAACGAAATAATATCACATTTCCGCGACTATGTAAAGAAAAAATCTTTTAAATCAGCCTGATAAGTTCGGGAAGTTCCGTTATTTTTCGGATTGTAAAGTCCGGTTTCGCCGCCTCGGGCGGACGCGGGTTTCCCCCGCTGATCCAAATCGTCCGGATCCCGAACGCCACCCCGCCCTTAATATCCGAAGTTAAACTGTCTCCGACGAGAACGCAGGTGCTTTTATCGAAATTCGGGATCTTCGCGGTCGCTTTGACGAAAAACGCGACTTCGGGTTTTACGTTTCCGATCTCTTCGGAAATAAAGACGTCTTTGAAAAACTTATTGAGTCCGGCGGCTTCGATCCGCCCTCTTTGCGTTTGGATATAACCGTTCGTAACGGCGTACAAGTTAAA
Above is a genomic segment from Clostridia bacterium containing:
- the pheT gene encoding phenylalanine--tRNA ligase subunit beta; translated protein: MKAPLSWLKDYVDINVSVEELCAKLVGAGFEIEEIIRPSDDYVNIKAVKILSMEKHPNADKLSVCQVDAGDRTLQIVTAAKNVAVGDVVALAIDGARLPDGTEIKKGELRGIPSEGMFCGGSELKLTGSDYPAAGIDGVFIFPEGVAPGTDVNDFLGTNDVVLDVAVTANRPDCNSILGIAREIAAVLNLPLKDTFALPAIKEEGDISSDLSVEVKDAELCPRYLAKMLSGVKIAPSDEIIKRRLRLVGLRPINNIVDITNYVLFDIGQPMHAFDYSLVKGNKIVVRRAAEGETIVTLDGAENKLSNNNLVIANESEPMAVAGVMGGANSGINADTKKVVFEFARFKRDNVRKTSRTLGLRSDSSARFEKGIDYISQDLALIRTIQLVCRLGAGTFEKGTIDSLKALPALTVLTVKKEKIDEILGIDIPAETIESILRSLQFRVSEKDGVFTIEVPAYREDIVGANDIAEEVIRMYGYDNIVSKPLDGKKLTHGGRNKTDSTVQSVKAFLSGLGGMSETFSYSFISPKFKDEFMLAEDDKRRVTVDILNPLSEDVSVMRTTLAPSMLQINVSNYSRGVKAARFYEIGKTYFPRSIPMTDTAIEIETLVLSAFGEGEDFYTLKNVLEQLADKLNVTLDFEVSNEPFLHPYRRADVLLDGKKLGYIGQIHPKITKAHKFDAPLYIAEIDLAALIEASCEFKPFVPVSKYPAIERDLAFVVSEEVTGGAMIKAIRANGGEYLKNVSIFDVYSGVGVLPGKKSIAFNLLFRKDEGTLGGEEVNVAVDAIVSAVASAFDAKLRD
- the pheS gene encoding phenylalanine--tRNA ligase subunit alpha; translation: MIDKIKELISRCTESANNAKSSSDINDLRVKYLGKNGEYTGLLRGLKDVPPAERSSFGKLINDGKMKIEAVLSEIEANFKAKEEERKLKSERIDVTLSKGASCGSTHPITKVKNEILNTFIGLGFAVKEGPEIETDYYNFQTLGIPADHPARDMQDTFYVSENVLLRTHTSPMQSRTMLSQKPPIRIVVPGKVYRADDDATHSPIFNQIEGLCVEEGISLAHLKNMLEIFAKSTFTPDTKVRFRPSYFPFTEPSVEVDISCTMCGGKGCRLCKGTGWIEILGAGIVNPVVLENCGIDSKKYSGFAFGFGIDRIAMLKYGIPDIRLMYENDVNFLKQYK
- the yunB gene encoding sporulation protein YunB, which codes for MKKASKRKWIVVLSFFLAMILFAYFSFQRNVKPVVYTYCDALISSLGVECINSSAADVVALYEYSDFIDVQKSGDRIERLAANTPLINGFTRSLALRCERALNALGVQTIEIPSGAFTGSVLLSNSGPKVSLDITFFSSVKCDFLTCFENVGINRTRHAVYVKIDVSFNTVLPIAEHELRITNDILVAENVLLGEIPSVYVNGEKGVDYLDLIP
- a CDS encoding YjjG family noncanonical pyrimidine nucleotidase, whose protein sequence is MVKTILLDIDETILDFKACEKKALAAALKDYGVFATDEMLSSYSLINDKMWKKLERKEITRERLRIERFAEFFSLYDISADPERFADSYMTHLSQTGVFIKGARNVLKQLRRKFNLYAVTNGYIQTQRGRIEAAGLNKFFKDVFISEEIGNVKPEVAFFVKATAKIPNFDKSTCVLVGDSLTSDIKGGVAFGIRTIWISGGNPRPPEAAKPDFTIRKITELPELIRLI